The following proteins are co-located in the Halarcobacter sp. genome:
- a CDS encoding response regulator, translating into MINLKIVVIEDDEFLLNKIARVLKREIMSVFTFKNPMEALEKIPELSPDIIVSDINMPEINGIELYKILKDQNIEIPIILASAFSEPEYFIEAIKLKVKNFIVKPIDLDDLIQELKLFEKELQSTEEQLKRERMLVIQSKMAAMGEMLGNIAHQWKQPLNTISICASNLKIQKEMGHIKDEDNVLDDMTENITKSIKYMSDTINDFQNYLKPNKLETCFYLKDTIAKVESLVSALCKTNSIKIIKNIEDNIHLCSFQNELIQVLINIIKNSIDELVNLNDDDRIIKIDIFSEDETQIIIIHDSAGGIPKNIIKKVFEPYFTTKKDEGTGIGLYMSKQIITGHLNGSIDVSNEKFVVDNKEHVGAKFVLKLNSFNIC; encoded by the coding sequence ATGATTAATCTAAAAATAGTTGTAATTGAAGATGATGAGTTTTTATTAAACAAAATTGCTAGAGTTTTAAAAAGGGAGATAATGTCTGTATTTACCTTTAAAAATCCCATGGAGGCACTAGAAAAAATTCCTGAACTTTCTCCTGATATAATTGTTTCAGACATCAATATGCCCGAAATAAATGGAATAGAACTTTATAAAATATTAAAAGACCAAAATATTGAAATACCTATAATATTAGCTTCTGCTTTTAGCGAACCAGAATATTTTATAGAGGCAATAAAATTAAAAGTTAAAAATTTTATTGTTAAACCGATTGATTTAGATGATTTAATACAAGAATTAAAACTTTTTGAAAAAGAATTACAAAGTACAGAAGAGCAATTAAAAAGAGAAAGAATGCTTGTAATACAATCAAAAATGGCTGCTATGGGTGAGATGTTGGGTAATATTGCCCACCAATGGAAACAACCACTAAATACTATCTCAATTTGTGCATCAAATTTAAAAATTCAAAAAGAGATGGGCCATATAAAAGATGAAGATAATGTTTTAGACGATATGACAGAAAATATCACAAAATCTATCAAATATATGTCTGATACAATAAACGATTTTCAAAACTATCTAAAACCAAATAAACTAGAAACCTGCTTTTATTTAAAAGATACCATAGCAAAAGTTGAAAGTTTAGTTTCTGCACTATGCAAAACTAATAGTATTAAGATAATTAAAAATATAGAAGACAATATTCATCTATGTAGTTTTCAAAATGAATTAATTCAAGTACTAATAAATATTATAAAAAATTCTATTGATGAATTAGTAAATTTAAATGATGATGATAGAATTATCAAAATAGATATTTTTTCAGAGGATGAAACTCAAATTATAATTATACATGATAGTGCTGGTGGGATTCCTAAAAATATTATAAAAAAAGTTTTTGAACCATATTTTACTACAAAAAAAGATGAAGGTACAGGGATTGGACTTTATATGTCAAAACAGATTATAACTGGACATCTAAATGGCTCAATAGATGTTTCAAATGAAAAATTTGTTGTAGATAATAAAGAGCATGTAGGTGCTAAATTTGTACTAAAACTAAATTCTTTTAATATTTGTTAA
- a CDS encoding response regulator — MNEEFLKKITILVAEDQVNDAELLLSTLKKYFKKILLAKDGLEALKIYKENKDIDIIISDIDMPKMNGIELLKSIRYSDLYIPFIIVSGKIENEVLMEAINQNVSSYILKPLDIKILLEKIDILCEKKYFEHRLEKKQEELDNYLSSIEKVAVVFKLKRDGTITYMNESMFEVSGYKKEDLNILNFDNIIHPDIPKKYIDDTWEIVSQGKLWTGNTKFISKSKETFYLKNTIFKTSSVDDEYITIAFLTTKENIEKRDFHKKVLLSIKEFNLKEYRYKEEIKALRAELSSINLTGFESKLASMRQKNSSYEAQLKKYENEIEELNEKYKEMLLTKKTEISRYVDLIQIEKNKNAKLEEEREKLLEERKILKEINERLEKK; from the coding sequence ATGAATGAAGAGTTTTTAAAGAAAATTACAATTTTAGTTGCAGAAGATCAAGTAAATGATGCTGAATTATTATTGTCTACATTAAAAAAATATTTCAAAAAAATTTTATTGGCAAAAGATGGTTTAGAGGCATTAAAAATTTATAAAGAAAATAAAGATATAGATATTATTATTTCAGATATTGATATGCCAAAGATGAATGGTATAGAGTTATTAAAATCTATTCGTTATTCAGATTTATATATCCCTTTTATTATAGTATCTGGAAAAATAGAAAATGAAGTTTTGATGGAAGCTATAAATCAAAATGTCAGTTCTTATATTTTAAAGCCTCTTGATATAAAAATACTTTTAGAAAAAATAGATATTTTATGTGAAAAAAAATATTTTGAACATAGATTAGAAAAAAAGCAAGAAGAGTTAGATAACTATTTATCTTCTATTGAAAAAGTTGCCGTAGTTTTTAAACTTAAAAGAGATGGAACAATAACCTATATGAATGAATCGATGTTTGAGGTTAGTGGATATAAAAAAGAGGACTTAAATATATTAAATTTTGATAATATTATCCATCCTGATATTCCAAAAAAATATATTGATGATACTTGGGAAATAGTAAGTCAAGGAAAACTTTGGACTGGAAATACCAAATTTATTTCAAAGTCAAAAGAGACCTTCTATTTAAAAAATACAATTTTTAAAACTTCAAGTGTAGATGATGAGTATATAACTATAGCTTTTTTAACAACAAAAGAGAATATAGAAAAAAGAGACTTTCATAAAAAAGTATTATTAAGTATTAAAGAGTTTAATCTAAAAGAGTATAGATATAAAGAAGAGATAAAAGCTTTAAGAGCAGAGTTATCAAGTATAAATTTAACTGGATTTGAAAGTAAGTTAGCAAGTATGAGACAAAAAAATAGTTCTTATGAAGCCCAACTTAAAAAATATGAAAATGAGATAGAAGAGTTAAATGAAAAATATAAAGAGATGCTATTAACTAAAAAAACAGAAATAAGTAGATATGTGGATTTAATTCAAATAGAAAAAAATAAAAATGCTAAGTTAGAAGAGGAAAGAGAAAAACTTTTAGAAGAGAGAAAGATTTTAAAAGAGATAAATGAAAGGTTAGAAAAAAAATAA
- a CDS encoding ion transporter, protein MYKNIKSLVELNHFQNFIIGIIILNGITMGLETSTTIMKYYSEFILTFDKMVISIFTLEIILRIYVYRLSFFKDPWSLFDFFIVAISLIPANEGFAIFRILRVFRLFRLITVVPQMRKIVAALLSVIPGMLSIMALMALIFYIFAIMSTNLYGESFPQWFGTLGDSFYTLFQIMTLESWSMGIVRPIMEVHPYAWVFFIPFIFIATFVMINLIVAVIVDAMALLKADEEKNIIGEVKNSEVSLQDEIKDLKKEIKDLKQLISKIKMD, encoded by the coding sequence ATGTATAAAAATATTAAATCGCTTGTTGAATTAAATCATTTTCAAAACTTTATAATTGGTATTATTATTCTTAATGGAATAACAATGGGTCTTGAAACCTCAACCACTATTATGAAATATTATTCTGAATTTATTTTAACTTTTGATAAGATGGTTATCTCAATATTTACATTAGAAATAATTCTAAGAATCTATGTTTATAGACTCTCATTTTTTAAAGACCCTTGGTCCTTATTTGATTTTTTTATAGTGGCAATCTCACTTATTCCTGCAAATGAAGGTTTTGCTATATTTAGAATATTAAGAGTTTTTAGACTCTTTAGACTTATAACTGTCGTACCACAAATGAGAAAAATTGTTGCTGCACTATTAAGTGTAATTCCAGGGATGCTTTCAATTATGGCTTTAATGGCTTTAATTTTTTATATTTTTGCTATTATGTCAACAAATTTATATGGTGAAAGTTTTCCACAATGGTTTGGAACTTTAGGGGATTCTTTTTATACTCTTTTTCAAATTATGACTTTAGAGTCTTGGTCAATGGGAATAGTTAGACCAATTATGGAAGTCCATCCTTATGCTTGGGTATTTTTCATCCCTTTTATTTTTATTGCAACATTTGTTATGATAAATCTAATTGTTGCAGTAATAGTTGATGCAATGGCTTTATTAAAAGCTGATGAAGAAAAAAATATTATAGGAGAAGTAAAAAACAGTGAAGTTTCACTACAAGATGAAATTAAAGATTTAAAAAAAGAGATTAAAGATTTAAAACAATTAATATCTAAAATAAAAATGGATTAA
- a CDS encoding HD domain-containing phosphohydrolase, translating into MEFEEMHIVSIDDNENNLFLIEAICLEMNLSVKSFSEPLEALIYVLKNKIDMIIVDYMMPNLNGLDFIKEFRKHNKIAPIIMITAAGDDERVHREAFESGANDFLSKPVNSTLFKARVINLLTNYKNQILLEDRAKLLEDEVEKATKQLIDREHETLQILGKTAEFKDPETASHVARVSHYSKLLAKEYGLSKDEQDLIFYAAAFHDLGKVGIEDKILLKPGKLDDDEFNVMKNHSQIGYEILRESQSEYLKAGAVIALTHHEKFDGNGYPNGLKGEDIHIYGRIVAIADVFDALTSVRPYKRAWSLDEAVDLLEKEKGRHFDPRIVDIFISNLTEVTKIYNTFQE; encoded by the coding sequence ATGGAATTTGAAGAGATGCATATAGTATCTATAGATGATAATGAAAATAATTTATTTTTGATTGAAGCTATATGTTTGGAGATGAATTTAAGTGTAAAAAGTTTTTCAGAACCTTTAGAAGCATTAATTTATGTTTTAAAAAATAAAATAGATATGATAATTGTAGATTATATGATGCCAAATTTAAATGGCTTAGATTTTATAAAAGAGTTTAGAAAGCATAATAAAATAGCACCAATAATAATGATTACAGCAGCAGGTGATGATGAAAGAGTACATAGAGAAGCGTTTGAATCGGGTGCAAATGACTTTTTAAGTAAACCTGTAAATAGTACACTTTTTAAAGCAAGGGTAATAAATCTTTTAACAAATTATAAAAATCAAATTTTACTTGAAGATAGAGCAAAACTTTTAGAAGATGAGGTTGAAAAAGCAACTAAACAACTAATTGACAGAGAACATGAAACTTTACAAATATTAGGTAAAACAGCAGAGTTTAAAGACCCTGAAACAGCTTCTCACGTTGCACGTGTATCTCATTATAGTAAACTATTAGCAAAAGAGTATGGATTATCTAAAGATGAACAAGATTTAATCTTTTATGCTGCTGCATTTCATGATTTAGGAAAAGTTGGAATAGAAGATAAAATCTTATTAAAACCGGGAAAATTAGATGATGATGAGTTTAATGTGATGAAAAACCATTCTCAAATTGGATATGAAATATTAAGAGAATCACAAAGTGAATATCTAAAAGCAGGGGCTGTTATTGCTTTAACTCATCACGAAAAGTTTGATGGAAATGGTTACCCAAATGGTTTAAAAGGGGAAGATATCCATATTTATGGAAGGATAGTTGCAATTGCAGATGTATTTGATGCTTTAACTTCAGTTAGACCATATAAAAGAGCTTGGAGTTTGGATGAAGCAGTTGATCTTTTAGAAAAGGAAAAAGGGAGACATTTTGACCCTAGGATTGTAGATATTTTTATAAGTAACCTAACTGAAGTTACAAAAATATATAATACTTTTCAAGAATAA
- a CDS encoding glycoside hydrolase family 15 protein has translation MYLKSKESLLENYFQTIENIILSKQNPITGLLPASTAKTTHGDYTDAWVRDNVYSILCVWGLSLSFKKHNPEDYRTYYLSQSVVKLMRGLLLSMMRQKDKVEKFKYTLDPNDALHAKYGTSTGLPVVGDNEWGHLQLDATSIFILMLTQMVASGIKIIYTIDEVNFVQNLVHYISRTYCTADFGIWERGHKINTGNAEINCSSVGMAKAALEAISGFNLFGNTTSKEAVIHVIPSDIARSRFTLKELLPRESSSKETDAALLSIIGYPAYAVEDEELVKRTKEKILKKLEGNYGCKRFLLDGHQSCLEDNTRLHYEKSELKKFENIESEWPLFFTYLLLDSLMRGDSDEVEYWNKKLEPLFVEIDGQRLLPELYYVQRDLIEEERKSPKSQKRVPNENIPLVWAQSLYLLSQMVQDKILDINDIDPLNRRSRIGHKRTTYPMVAILAENEVVKQKLLNLGFNTQTIDELKPLKIVHASQLKYVHSVLGRNEKLGLSGKPSWVPRSITTARLHILADEYIVFLPYYFNPKGFYFNCDNRLLVEHFRASLTFLSTHWDQAGQPIIPFLVKDNMLDSMQKNEILDLLNELQSEVCNNIKIKLGFLQQLITTAGIERIDNLHGLKIEDLDFNLADKNFYISSLLECEISQKSNTFIQEYFNLEDSVLIEKLTQYIPLSQKVDILYILYKRYNSDFEVYIEEKAIKLSLLAQHYYQYAITCENWSIIRRISDLQGSFDERLEDALLEIIIRQKRLAVGRAYSEEATISKPLDNISTLNLIKKFCGKNPAERALTQEIVLHLGHLIRIKPELFEGIITIRSWYFVQLLVSKICKDKDISIADGYEYLISTSPSQIYNSLIEVLNSLSFNIGQMKNQENIYITANSSLNFKFEKNNEIKENKDWAEYRKEAGMLSRLSKNFYKGIWYLLKQCRGLVIGDKYNLNNRIGRELTFDTTAGERSFELRIEALLQAIEATDYRQLNLEALESLSKIFKENPNIKLETDLMLDVIIGHAVRLAWIKDNSQDNYNEHRAQAWKSFYKLSPNQTDEYFIEAFMYLLTQNEEN, from the coding sequence ATGTATTTAAAATCTAAAGAATCCCTTCTTGAGAACTACTTCCAAACAATTGAAAACATAATCTTATCTAAACAAAATCCAATAACTGGACTACTTCCTGCAAGTACAGCAAAAACAACTCATGGAGACTATACTGATGCTTGGGTTAGAGATAATGTATATAGTATTCTTTGTGTTTGGGGTTTAAGTTTATCTTTTAAAAAACACAATCCAGAAGATTATAGAACATATTATTTATCACAAAGTGTTGTAAAACTGATGAGAGGTTTACTTTTATCAATGATGAGACAAAAAGATAAAGTTGAAAAATTTAAATATACTCTTGATCCAAATGATGCTTTACATGCAAAATATGGAACCTCTACAGGTTTACCTGTAGTTGGAGATAATGAATGGGGACATCTTCAACTCGATGCAACTTCTATATTTATTTTAATGTTAACTCAAATGGTAGCCTCGGGAATCAAAATTATCTATACTATTGATGAGGTTAATTTTGTTCAAAATCTCGTACATTATATTAGTAGAACATATTGTACAGCTGATTTTGGTATCTGGGAAAGAGGACACAAAATTAATACCGGTAATGCAGAAATTAACTGTAGTTCTGTAGGTATGGCAAAAGCTGCACTCGAAGCGATATCTGGATTTAACCTTTTTGGTAATACTACAAGTAAAGAGGCTGTAATACATGTGATTCCAAGTGATATTGCTAGGTCTAGATTTACTTTAAAAGAGTTATTACCAAGGGAATCCAGTTCAAAAGAGACAGATGCCGCTTTATTAAGTATTATCGGATATCCTGCTTATGCAGTTGAAGATGAAGAGTTAGTAAAAAGAACAAAAGAAAAGATTTTAAAGAAACTTGAGGGAAATTATGGTTGTAAAAGATTTCTTTTAGATGGACATCAAAGTTGTCTAGAGGATAATACAAGATTACATTATGAAAAATCAGAATTAAAAAAATTTGAAAATATTGAATCTGAATGGCCACTATTTTTTACTTATCTACTTCTTGATTCTTTGATGAGAGGAGACTCTGATGAGGTTGAATATTGGAATAAAAAACTAGAACCTTTATTTGTGGAAATAGATGGACAAAGACTTTTACCAGAATTATATTATGTTCAAAGAGATTTAATTGAAGAGGAAAGAAAAAGTCCTAAAAGCCAAAAAAGAGTTCCCAATGAAAATATTCCTTTAGTTTGGGCACAAAGTTTATATCTTTTATCTCAAATGGTACAAGATAAAATATTGGATATAAATGATATAGATCCTTTAAATAGAAGAAGTAGAATAGGGCATAAAAGAACAACATATCCAATGGTTGCAATTTTAGCTGAAAATGAAGTGGTAAAACAAAAACTACTTAATTTAGGATTTAATACTCAAACTATTGATGAGTTAAAACCACTTAAAATAGTTCATGCTTCACAATTAAAATATGTACATAGTGTTTTAGGAAGAAATGAAAAATTAGGATTGTCAGGTAAACCATCCTGGGTACCACGTTCTATTACAACAGCAAGGTTACATATTTTAGCAGATGAATATATAGTTTTTTTGCCATATTATTTTAATCCTAAAGGATTTTATTTTAATTGTGATAATAGATTATTAGTAGAGCATTTTAGAGCATCTCTTACCTTTCTTTCTACTCACTGGGACCAAGCTGGTCAACCAATAATTCCTTTTTTAGTAAAAGACAATATGTTAGATAGTATGCAAAAAAATGAGATATTAGATTTATTGAATGAATTACAAAGTGAGGTTTGTAATAATATAAAAATTAAATTGGGTTTTCTTCAACAACTGATTACAACTGCAGGTATTGAAAGAATAGATAATTTGCATGGATTAAAAATAGAGGATTTAGATTTTAATTTGGCTGATAAAAATTTTTATATATCGTCTTTGTTGGAGTGTGAAATTTCACAAAAATCAAACACCTTTATACAAGAGTATTTCAATCTAGAAGATAGTGTATTAATAGAGAAATTAACCCAATATATACCACTAAGTCAAAAAGTTGATATTTTATATATTTTATATAAGAGATATAATTCAGACTTTGAAGTTTATATTGAAGAGAAAGCTATAAAATTGTCATTGTTAGCACAACATTATTACCAATATGCCATTACTTGTGAGAATTGGTCAATTATAAGGAGGATTAGTGATTTACAAGGCTCTTTTGATGAACGTTTGGAAGATGCTCTATTAGAGATAATAATTAGACAAAAAAGATTAGCTGTAGGACGAGCTTATAGTGAAGAAGCAACTATATCCAAACCTTTAGATAATATCTCAACTTTAAATTTAATTAAAAAATTTTGTGGAAAAAATCCTGCTGAAAGGGCTTTAACACAAGAGATTGTTTTGCATTTAGGGCATTTAATTAGAATAAAGCCTGAATTATTTGAAGGGATTATAACTATAAGAAGTTGGTATTTTGTACAACTATTGGTTAGTAAAATTTGTAAAGATAAAGATATATCAATTGCAGATGGATATGAGTATTTAATTAGTACTTCTCCAAGTCAAATTTATAATAGTTTGATAGAAGTATTAAATTCTCTTAGTTTTAATATCGGGCAAATGAAAAATCAAGAAAATATATATATTACAGCAAACAGCTCTTTAAATTTTAAATTTGAAAAAAATAATGAGATAAAAGAAAATAAAGATTGGGCAGAATATAGAAAAGAGGCAGGAATGCTTTCAAGATTGTCAAAAAATTTTTATAAAGGAATTTGGTACTTATTAAAACAATGTAGAGGCTTAGTAATAGGTGATAAATATAATTTAAATAATAGAATTGGTCGTGAGCTAACTTTTGATACAACAGCAGGGGAAAGAAGTTTTGAATTGAGAATTGAAGCCCTTTTACAAGCAATTGAGGCTACAGATTACAGACAATTAAATTTAGAAGCTCTTGAATCTTTATCTAAAATATTTAAAGAGAATCCTAATATTAAGTTAGAAACGGATTTAATGCTAGATGTAATTATAGGTCATGCTGTTAGACTTGCTTGGATAAAAGATAATAGTCAAGATAATTATAATGAACATAGAGCACAAGCATGGAAATCTTTTTATAAATTATCTCCAAATCAAACTGATGAATATTTTATTGAAGCTTTTATGTATCTATTAACTCAAAATGAGGAGAACTAA
- the glk gene encoding glucokinase, producing the protein MILSGDIGGTKTKLALYKIEDNSLSLYYEKQFSSKKYNSFLELLEEFKNGAPKSAIEAITIGIAGPIIEQRCRTTNLPWDISTEELKKYFNTQKVKLLNDLEATAYGMLYLKNEEFYDLNPNGRDIKGNIAVIAAGTGLGEAILYWDGNSFSPIGTEGGHSDFAPITSQQDELLTWLRKRYPGHVSYERVASGMGISTIYEFLYESGFAKQGEFMANMDENSDKSALISKGALELNDPLCIETLKLFAEIYAAEAGNLALKSMSLGGVYIGGGIAPKILPIIKSDYFLNAFFSKGRFEELLRMIPLRVSLNPNTALLGATRYAFDKLI; encoded by the coding sequence ATGATTTTAAGTGGTGATATAGGTGGGACAAAAACAAAACTTGCTTTATATAAAATTGAAGATAATAGTTTAAGTCTATATTATGAAAAACAATTTTCAAGTAAAAAATACAATAGTTTTTTAGAGTTATTAGAAGAGTTTAAAAACGGTGCACCAAAAAGTGCTATTGAAGCAATTACTATTGGTATTGCTGGACCTATTATAGAACAAAGATGTAGAACAACAAATCTTCCTTGGGATATTAGTACAGAAGAGTTGAAAAAATATTTTAATACTCAAAAAGTAAAGTTATTAAATGATTTGGAAGCAACAGCATATGGAATGTTGTATCTTAAAAATGAAGAGTTTTATGATTTAAATCCAAATGGAAGAGATATAAAAGGAAATATTGCTGTTATTGCAGCAGGAACAGGTTTAGGTGAAGCGATACTTTATTGGGATGGAAACTCTTTTTCTCCTATTGGAACAGAAGGGGGACATAGTGATTTTGCACCAATTACTTCCCAACAAGATGAACTTTTAACATGGCTAAGAAAAAGGTATCCAGGTCATGTAAGTTATGAACGGGTTGCTTCAGGAATGGGGATATCTACAATATATGAATTTTTATATGAAAGTGGATTTGCTAAACAAGGAGAATTTATGGCTAATATGGATGAAAATAGTGATAAAAGTGCTTTAATAAGTAAAGGTGCTTTAGAACTTAATGATCCTTTATGTATAGAAACATTAAAACTATTTGCTGAGATTTATGCTGCTGAAGCTGGTAACCTTGCTTTAAAATCTATGTCATTAGGTGGAGTTTATATTGGTGGTGGAATTGCTCCAAAAATTTTACCAATTATAAAAAGTGATTACTTTTTAAATGCTTTTTTTAGTAAAGGAAGATTTGAAGAGTTACTAAGAATGATCCCTTTAAGAGTTTCTTTAAATCCCAACACTGCATTACTTGGAGCAACAAGATATGCTTTTGATAAATTAATTTAG